A DNA window from Doryrhamphus excisus isolate RoL2022-K1 chromosome 2, RoL_Dexc_1.0, whole genome shotgun sequence contains the following coding sequences:
- the LOC131117123 gene encoding gastrula zinc finger protein XlCGF57.1-like — MWSSRTEQDWPQSPYIKEEVEEPRPPHIQEEAEEPQPLHIKEEEEDHNISQEGDHLDGPEEIPVIGVIVKSEDEEEHDQSEEKSEVEPPRSTSTRHSDNTGWKCSHCDKLFSYKSNLTVHMKIHTGEKPFLCSFCGKTFSQKVHLTAHTRIHTGDKPFSCSVCSRGFVRNRDLIIHMRIHTGEKPFMCSVCGKRFSQKAHLTGHTRIHIGEKSFCCPSSSSTQHAAEENHCRGSQADKLLPPLSDSDDSTSHSPDTDDGAKADATCHTDNTHFKCSQCDKTFYDSSNLSKHMRMHTGEKPFMCPVCGKGFFQTSHLKEHTRIHTGEKPFACSVCDKKFFQKVNLTAHTRIHTGEKPFSCSVCHIGFVRNRDLKRHMRTHTGEKPYSCSICNKSFCDRTPLVTHMRLHTGEKVFSCSVCEERFSYKYQVNNHKCAGENRSRK, encoded by the coding sequence ATGTGGAGCTCCAGGACGGAGCAGGATTGGCCACAAAGCCCCTACAttaaggaggaagtggaggagcCACGGCCCCCCCACATTCAAGAGGAAGCAGAGGAGCCACAACCCctccacattaaagaggaagaggaggaccacAACATCAGTCAGGAGGGAGATCATCTTGACGGACCGGAGGAGATCCCAGTGATTGGGGTCAtagtgaagagtgaagatgaagaagagcaTGATCAAAGTGAGGAGAAGAGCGAGGTGGAGCCTCCAAGAAGCACCTCGACTCGTCACAGCGACAACACAGGCTGGAAATGTTCTCATTGCGACAAACTTTTTAGCTACAAGTCCAATCTGACTGTGCACATGAAGatccacacaggagagaaaccattcTTGTGCTCATTTTGTGGGAAAACATTCTCTCAGAAGGTACACTTGACAGCACACAcgagaatacacactggagataAACCCTTTTCTTGTTCAGTGTGCAGTAGAGGTTTTGTACGGAACCGAGATTTGATCATacacatgagaatacacactggagagaaaccattcaTGTGCTCTGTTTGTGGGAAAAGATTCTCTCAGAAGGCGCATTTGACAGGACACACGAGAATTCACATCGGAGAAAAGTCTTTTTGTTGtccaagcagcagctcaacTCAACACGCAGCAGAAGAAAATCATTGCAgaggatcacaagcagacaaACTCTTACCCCCGCTATCGGACAGCGACGACTCGACATCACATTCGCCTGACACCGACGATGGCGCTAAAGCTGATGCGACATGTCACACTGACAACACACACTTTAAATGCTCTCAATGTGACAAAACTTTTTACGACAGCAGTAATCTGTCGAAACACATGAGAatgcacaccggagagaaaccgttCATGTGCCCAGTTTGCGGTAAAGGATTCTTTCAGACGTCGCATTTGAAAGAACACACTagaatacacaccggagagaaaccgtttGCCTGCTcagtttgtgataaaaaattctTTCAAAAGGTGAATTTGACAGCACACACAAGAAttcacaccggagagaaacctttttcctgtTCAGTCTGTCATATCGGTTTTGTGCGAAATCGAGATttgaaaagacacatgagaacgcacaccggagagaaaccgtaTTCTTGTTCAATCTGCAACAAAAGCTTTTGCGACCGGACGCCGCTTGTAACGCACATGAGGTTACACACAGGTGAGAAGGTGTTCAGCTGTAGTGTGTGTGAAGAAAGGTTCTCTTATAAGTACCAGGTTAACAATCACAAGTGTGCTGGTGAGaacagaagcaggaagtga
- the LOC131117175 gene encoding tetratricopeptide repeat protein 38-like isoform X2 yields the protein MADPYFVMGHVVSAGVELVGTSTSPRLDERLARIVRTALELAKNQNITQREMLHVKALELFAQGNIPKASDVWEDILIEHPTDLLALAFANSGYYFTGSFNRMRDSIARVLPHWKPHIPLSRYLKGMYAFGLVETQCYDQSEKFAMEGLALVPDDAWSIHSLAHVYEMKVELDKGLKFMESREKDWQVSDRLAGHNYCHWSQYFIEKGQYEAALHMFDTEVSLFTHVHMNACTGRVQIPWMIVCPLNLV from the exons ATGGCTGATCCTTATTTTG TGATGGGGCATGTGGTAAGTGCAGGTGTGGAACTAGTGGGAACAAGCACCTCCCCCCGCCTGGATGAACGCCTGGCCAGGATTGTGAGGACGGCCTTGGAGCTGGCCAAAAATCAAAACATCACACAGCGAGAGATGCTCCACGTCAAAGCCTTGGAGTTATTCGCACAAGG GAATATTCCCAAGGCGTCTGATGTTTGGGAAGATATCCTGATTGAACATCCCACAGACTTGCTTGCCCTCGCCTTTGCCAATAGCGGCTACTATTTCACAGGATCCTTTAACCGGATGAGAGACTCGATTGCTCGAGTGCTGCCTCACTGGAAGCCACATATCCCTTTGTCCAG ATACCTGAAAGGAATGTATGCCTTTGGTCTGGTGGAGACTCAATGCTACGACCAGTCGGAGAAATTTGCGATGGAG GGCCTTGCTTTGGTTCCAGATGATGCGTGGTCCATCCATTCTCTGGCTCATGTCTATGAGATGAAAGTAGAGCTGGACAAGGGCTTGAAGTTCATGGAGAGCAGAGAGAAAGACTGGCAG GTATCTGATAGGCTGGCCGGTCATAATTATTGCCACTGGTCACAGTACTTCATCGAGAAG gGGCAATATGAGGCCGCACTGCACATGTTTGATACTGAGGTTAGTTTatttacacatgtacacatgaaTGCATGTACCGGGCGTGTGCAAATTCCCTGGATGATAGTTTGCCCTTTGAATTTAGTTTAA
- the LOC131117139 gene encoding oocyte zinc finger protein XlCOF6.1-like isoform X1, whose translation MCKVQMLRKLVNQRLAAVVEEIFVVIERTIAEYEEALFVTEEENERQRQLLDAVFKKHRRADVGEEDLTPQQQERSSRMEPQHPEDPEEEEDHSITQEGEHLEEPEELPVLCVLVTSDDDDEDKGQSEPPRNSSSSSTRHMATDADGDHRGRSKADSLIAPLSDSDVTTSQSPDTDDHSKAATTTRHADRTQWKCSQCDKTFNSRRKMKKHMRNHSDRNWKCSQCSKAFLCESSLETHIRVHTGEKPFMCSFCGTSYTQKAHLKAHMRIHTGEKPFSCSVCSRGYVRKADMKKHMKMHTGEKPFTCSFCGKRFPQRSELTVHERVHTKEKPFSCSVCGKGFARSRDMKIHARRHTGEKPYSCSICAKNFCHRVTLTRHMTTHTDEKGFSCRACDEQFPTKYQVDNHKCACENGCRK comes from the exons ATGTGCAAAGTACAAATGCTGAGAAAGCTGGTGAATCAGCGACTAGCTGCGGttgttgaagaaatatttgtagtgatagaaagaaccatagcagagtacgaggaggcACTTTTTGTAACAgaagaggagaacgagcgacaacgtcaactactggacgcCGTTTTCAAGAAGCATCGCAGAGCAG ATGTCGGTGAAGAAGACCTTACCCCGCAACAGCAGGAGAGGAGCTCCAGGATGGAGCCACAGCACCCTGAGGAccccgaggaagaagaggaccaCAGCATCactcaggagggagagcatcttgAGGAACCAGAGGAGTTGCCGGTCCTTTGTGTCCTTGTGacgagtgatgatgatgatgaagacaaaGGTCAAAGTGAGCCACCacgcaacagcagcagcagctcaactCGGCACATGGCAACAGACGCTGACGGAGACCACCGCGGACGTTCGAAAGCTGACAGCCTCATAGCTCCACTATCGGACAGTGACGTCACAACATCACAGTCTCCTGACACTGACGACCACTCCAAGGCGGCGACGACGACACGCCACGCTGACCGCACACAGTGGAAATGTTCTCAGTGTGACAAAACGTTTAACAGCAGACGAAAAATGAAAAAGCACATGAGAAATCACAGCGACCGAAACTGGAAATGCTCTCAGTGCAGCAAAGCCTTTCTTTGCGAGTCGTCTTTGGAGACGCACATACGGgtccacacaggagagaaaccattcATGTGCTCATTCTGCGGCACGAGCTACACTCAGAAGGCGCATTTGAAAGCtcacatgagaatacacactggagagaaaccgtttTCCTGCTCGGTGTGTAGCAGAGGTTACGTGCGAAAGGCCGATatgaaaaaacacatgaaaatgcacaccggagagaaaccattcACATGCTCATTTTGCGGTAAAAGATTCCCTCAGAGGTCAGAACTGACCGTGCACGAAAGGGTACACACCAAAGAGAAACCCTTTTCCTGCTCGGTGTGCGGTAAAGGTTTCGCACGCAGTCGAGACATGAAAATACACGCGAGAagacacaccggagagaaaccatatTCCTGCTCGATATGCGCCAAAAACTTTTGTCACAGAGTAACACTTACAAGACACATGACGACGCACACGGACGAGAAAGGCTTCAGTTGCAGAGCGTGTGACGAACAATTCCCGACTAAGTACCAGGTCGACAATCACAAGTGTGCTTGTGAGAACGGATGCAGGAAATGA
- the LOC131117139 gene encoding gastrula zinc finger protein XlCGF8.2DB-like isoform X2, with translation MEPQHPEDPEEEEDHSITQEGEHLEEPEELPVLCVLVTSDDDDEDKGQSEPPRNSSSSSTRHMATDADGDHRGRSKADSLIAPLSDSDVTTSQSPDTDDHSKAATTTRHADRTQWKCSQCDKTFNSRRKMKKHMRNHSDRNWKCSQCSKAFLCESSLETHIRVHTGEKPFMCSFCGTSYTQKAHLKAHMRIHTGEKPFSCSVCSRGYVRKADMKKHMKMHTGEKPFTCSFCGKRFPQRSELTVHERVHTKEKPFSCSVCGKGFARSRDMKIHARRHTGEKPYSCSICAKNFCHRVTLTRHMTTHTDEKGFSCRACDEQFPTKYQVDNHKCACENGCRK, from the coding sequence ATGGAGCCACAGCACCCTGAGGAccccgaggaagaagaggaccaCAGCATCactcaggagggagagcatcttgAGGAACCAGAGGAGTTGCCGGTCCTTTGTGTCCTTGTGacgagtgatgatgatgatgaagacaaaGGTCAAAGTGAGCCACCacgcaacagcagcagcagctcaactCGGCACATGGCAACAGACGCTGACGGAGACCACCGCGGACGTTCGAAAGCTGACAGCCTCATAGCTCCACTATCGGACAGTGACGTCACAACATCACAGTCTCCTGACACTGACGACCACTCCAAGGCGGCGACGACGACACGCCACGCTGACCGCACACAGTGGAAATGTTCTCAGTGTGACAAAACGTTTAACAGCAGACGAAAAATGAAAAAGCACATGAGAAATCACAGCGACCGAAACTGGAAATGCTCTCAGTGCAGCAAAGCCTTTCTTTGCGAGTCGTCTTTGGAGACGCACATACGGgtccacacaggagagaaaccattcATGTGCTCATTCTGCGGCACGAGCTACACTCAGAAGGCGCATTTGAAAGCtcacatgagaatacacactggagagaaaccgtttTCCTGCTCGGTGTGTAGCAGAGGTTACGTGCGAAAGGCCGATatgaaaaaacacatgaaaatgcacaccggagagaaaccattcACATGCTCATTTTGCGGTAAAAGATTCCCTCAGAGGTCAGAACTGACCGTGCACGAAAGGGTACACACCAAAGAGAAACCCTTTTCCTGCTCGGTGTGCGGTAAAGGTTTCGCACGCAGTCGAGACATGAAAATACACGCGAGAagacacaccggagagaaaccatatTCCTGCTCGATATGCGCCAAAAACTTTTGTCACAGAGTAACACTTACAAGACACATGACGACGCACACGGACGAGAAAGGCTTCAGTTGCAGAGCGTGTGACGAACAATTCCCGACTAAGTACCAGGTCGACAATCACAAGTGTGCTTGTGAGAACGGATGCAGGAAATGA
- the LOC131108132 gene encoding oocyte zinc finger protein XlCOF6.1-like, giving the protein MCKVQILRALVNRRLAAAVEEIFVLMERTIAEYQEELFRTKEENERQRQLLEKLHLQKSEVVVLNRADIGKEHLPPEQQEWSFRVESQLPHVKDDDKELQPPGIKNEEEDHSLGQEKDHLEGLQEFQVIGVTMKSDDEDKGQREEIIDAEPPCSSSTQALGLRAQLSDRDDTTSHSPDTDDEDSETDMTCHTDDTLFKCSQYDNSFGNNGNLKIHISHTGEKPFSCSVCGTGFSRKGDLKVHMRIHTGEKPYSCSACGVGFRRSDDLKVHMTLHTGEKPFSCSVCGKRFVRSLSFKRHMGIHTEEKLFSCSVCGTSFTRRYGLTKHMRRHTGEKPYSCSICSKSFIDQRTLGRHTKKHTGETAFTCSVCGKGFIENHDFKVHMRTHTGEKPYSCSVCGCGSVRHQDMERHMRTHEKEKPYSCSVCSKSFCDQSTLDIHKRNHTGE; this is encoded by the exons atgtgtaaagTACAAATACTGAGAGCGTTGGTGAATCGGCGACTAGCTGCGGCTgtggaagaaatatttgtattgATGGAAAGAACGATTGCAGAGTACCAGGAGGAACTTTttcgaacaaaagaggagaacgagcgacaacgcCAACTACTGGAGAAATTACATCTCCAGAAATCTGAAGTTGTTGTGTTAAACAGAGCAG ATATCGGTAAAGAGCATCTTCCCCCTGAGCAGCAGGAGTGGAGCTTCAGGGTGGAGTCACAGCTTCCCCACGTTAAAGACGACGACAAGGAGCTGCAGCCACCCGGCATTAAGAACGAAGAGGAGGACCATAGCCTCGGTCAGGAGAAAGACCATCTCGAAGGACTGCAGGAGTTCCAAGTGATTGGCGTCACTATGAAGAGTGATGATGAAGACAAAGGTCAAAGAGAGGAAATAATAGACGCGGAGCCTCCATGCAGCAGCTCAACACAAGCACTCGGCCTCCGGGCTCAACTATCAGATCGTGATgacacgacgtcacactctcctgacactgatgatgaagactctgAAACTGATATGACATGTCACACCGACGACACACTTTTTAAATGCTCTCAATATGATAACTCTTTTGGAAACAACGGAAATCTGAAAATACACATAAgtcacacgggagagaaacctttttcctgcTCCGTCTGTGGTACAGGTTTTAGCAGAAAAGGAGATTTGAAAGTACACATGCgaatacacaccggagagaaaccttatTCATGTTCAGCGTGTGGTGTTGGGTTCAGACGGAGTGACGATTTGAAAGTACACATGACattacacactggagagaaacctttttcctgtTCAGTCTGCGGTAAAAGGTTTGTCCGAAGTCTAAGTTTTAAAAGACACATGGGAATACACACTGAGGAAAAGCTTTTTTCCTGCTCGGTGTGTGGTACAAGTTTTACACGACGTTATGGTTTGACAAAACACATGAGAagacacaccggagagaaaccatatTCCTGTTCAATATGCAGCAAAAGCTTTATTGATCAAAGGACACTTGGAAGACACACGAAAAAGCACACTGGAGAAACGGCTTTTACTTGTTCGGTGTGTGGAAAAGGTTTTATAGAAAATCACGATTTTAAagtacacatgagaacacacactggagaaaaaccttacTCCTGTTCAGTGTGCGGTTGTGGTTCTGTGCGACATCAAGACATGGaaagacacatgagaacacatgaGAAAGAGAAACCATATTCCTGTTCAGTGTGCAGCAAAAGCTTCTGTGACCAAAGTACACTTGATATACACAAGAGAAACCACACTGGTGAATAA
- the LOC131117175 gene encoding tetratricopeptide repeat protein 38-like isoform X3 encodes MSVMGHVVSAGVELVGTSTSPRLDERLARIVRTALELAKNQNITQREMLHVKALELFAQGNIPKASDVWEDILIEHPTDLLALAFANSGYYFTGSFNRMRDSIARVLPHWKPHIPLSRYLKGMYAFGLVETQCYDQSEKFAMEGLALVPDDAWSIHSLAHVYEMKVELDKGLKFMESREKDWQVSDRLAGHNYCHWSQYFIEKGQYEAALHMFDTEVSLFTHVHMNACTGRVQIPWMIVCPLNLV; translated from the exons ATGTCAG TGATGGGGCATGTGGTAAGTGCAGGTGTGGAACTAGTGGGAACAAGCACCTCCCCCCGCCTGGATGAACGCCTGGCCAGGATTGTGAGGACGGCCTTGGAGCTGGCCAAAAATCAAAACATCACACAGCGAGAGATGCTCCACGTCAAAGCCTTGGAGTTATTCGCACAAGG GAATATTCCCAAGGCGTCTGATGTTTGGGAAGATATCCTGATTGAACATCCCACAGACTTGCTTGCCCTCGCCTTTGCCAATAGCGGCTACTATTTCACAGGATCCTTTAACCGGATGAGAGACTCGATTGCTCGAGTGCTGCCTCACTGGAAGCCACATATCCCTTTGTCCAG ATACCTGAAAGGAATGTATGCCTTTGGTCTGGTGGAGACTCAATGCTACGACCAGTCGGAGAAATTTGCGATGGAG GGCCTTGCTTTGGTTCCAGATGATGCGTGGTCCATCCATTCTCTGGCTCATGTCTATGAGATGAAAGTAGAGCTGGACAAGGGCTTGAAGTTCATGGAGAGCAGAGAGAAAGACTGGCAG GTATCTGATAGGCTGGCCGGTCATAATTATTGCCACTGGTCACAGTACTTCATCGAGAAG gGGCAATATGAGGCCGCACTGCACATGTTTGATACTGAGGTTAGTTTatttacacatgtacacatgaaTGCATGTACCGGGCGTGTGCAAATTCCCTGGATGATAGTTTGCCCTTTGAATTTAGTTTAA
- the LOC131108148 gene encoding zinc finger protein 771-like has protein sequence MCERTVEEYEEDLSQTKEENKRQRKQVDVVVEKHQVVVVHKSDVSEKHLPPAQRERQPPHIKEDKEEPRSVSQKGKHLEGLDEFPVIGVPVTSEDNKDKGQSEKKGKAEPPSGSSTQHMTTETGGDHCGASQADTLLAPLSDSDDTTSHSPDSDDDDSKTDATRHTYNTLFTCSQCDKTFNDRSNMKRHMKNHSGEKPFMCSVCAKRFSQKSHLNEHKRTHTGEKPFTCSVCGISFIRSSDLKRHTRTHTGEKPFTCSVCGIGLTQKSHLTSHIRTHTGEKPYTCLFCGIRFSLKSSLTKHTRVHTGEKPFPCLACGKRFSKKDGLKRHTIVHTGEKHFPCLMCNKSFSHKTTLIRHTRTHT, from the exons ATGTGTGAAAGAACGGTAGAAGAGTACGAGGAGGATCTTTCCcaaacaaaagaggagaacaaGCGACAACGTAAACAAGTGGACGTTGTTGTCGAGAAGCATCAAGTTGTTGTGGTACACAAATCAG ACGTCAGTGAAAAACATCTTCCACCTGCGCAACGGGAACGACAGCCCCCCCACATAAAAGAGGACAAGGAGGAGCCACGCAGCGTCAGTCAGAAGGGAAAGCATCTTGAAGGACTGGATGAGTTCCCAGTGATTGGTGTCCCTGTGACGAGCGAAGATAATAAAGACAAAGGTCAAAGTGAGAAAAAGGGAAAGGCGGAGCCTCCGAGCGGCAGCTCAactcaacacatgacaacagaaaccGGTGGAGACCACTGCGGAGCATCACAAGCAGACACCCTCTTAGCTCCTCTATCAGATAGCGACGACACAACGTCTCACTCTCCTGACAGTGACGATGACGACTCTAAAACCGATGCGACACGTCACACTTACAACACACTCTTTACATGCTCTCAATGTGACAAAACCTTTAATGACCGTAGTAATATGAAAAGACACATGAAAAATCActcaggagagaaacctttcatgTGCTCGGTTTGTGCTAAAAGATTCTCTCAGAAGTCCCACTTGAATGAACACAAACGaacgcacactggagagaaaccttttactTGCTCAGTCTGTGGTATAAGTTTTATACGGAGTTCAGATTTAAAAAGACACACGAGGACGCACACCGGGGAGAAACCTTTTACCTGCTCAGTGTGCGGTATCGGATTAACTCAGAAGTCACATTTGACCTCACACATTcgaacgcacacaggagagaaaccttacACCTGCTTGTTCTGTGGCATACGTTTTTCTCTGAAGTCATCTTTGACAAAACATACAAGAGtacacaccggagaaaaaccttttccaTGCTTGGCGTGTGGTAAAAGATTCTCTAAGAAAGACGGcttaaaaagacacacaatagtacacacaggagagaaacacTTTCCTTGCTTGATGTGCAATAAAAGCTTTTCTCATAAGACAACTTTGATAAGACACACGAGAACACACACTTGA
- the LOC131117175 gene encoding tetratricopeptide repeat protein 38-like isoform X1 yields MEAVSFRDCQAWRAEGLPLSTTSNEACKLYDASLTQFVTWRNIESVGGLEGCVSAIKMADPYFVMGHVVSAGVELVGTSTSPRLDERLARIVRTALELAKNQNITQREMLHVKALELFAQGNIPKASDVWEDILIEHPTDLLALAFANSGYYFTGSFNRMRDSIARVLPHWKPHIPLSRYLKGMYAFGLVETQCYDQSEKFAMEGLALVPDDAWSIHSLAHVYEMKVELDKGLKFMESREKDWQVSDRLAGHNYCHWSQYFIEKGQYEAALHMFDTEVSLFTHVHMNACTGRVQIPWMIVCPLNLV; encoded by the exons ATGGAAGCTGTGAGCTTTAGAGACTGTCAA GCTTGGAGAGCAGAGGGTCTTCCATTGTCCACCACCAGTAACGAAGCTTGCAAACTCTATGATGCAAGTCTAACTCAA TTCGTGACGTGgcgcaacattgaaagcgttggAGGATTAGAGGGATGCGTTTCTGCTATCAAGATGGCTGATCCTTATTTTG TGATGGGGCATGTGGTAAGTGCAGGTGTGGAACTAGTGGGAACAAGCACCTCCCCCCGCCTGGATGAACGCCTGGCCAGGATTGTGAGGACGGCCTTGGAGCTGGCCAAAAATCAAAACATCACACAGCGAGAGATGCTCCACGTCAAAGCCTTGGAGTTATTCGCACAAGG GAATATTCCCAAGGCGTCTGATGTTTGGGAAGATATCCTGATTGAACATCCCACAGACTTGCTTGCCCTCGCCTTTGCCAATAGCGGCTACTATTTCACAGGATCCTTTAACCGGATGAGAGACTCGATTGCTCGAGTGCTGCCTCACTGGAAGCCACATATCCCTTTGTCCAG ATACCTGAAAGGAATGTATGCCTTTGGTCTGGTGGAGACTCAATGCTACGACCAGTCGGAGAAATTTGCGATGGAG GGCCTTGCTTTGGTTCCAGATGATGCGTGGTCCATCCATTCTCTGGCTCATGTCTATGAGATGAAAGTAGAGCTGGACAAGGGCTTGAAGTTCATGGAGAGCAGAGAGAAAGACTGGCAG GTATCTGATAGGCTGGCCGGTCATAATTATTGCCACTGGTCACAGTACTTCATCGAGAAG gGGCAATATGAGGCCGCACTGCACATGTTTGATACTGAGGTTAGTTTatttacacatgtacacatgaaTGCATGTACCGGGCGTGTGCAAATTCCCTGGATGATAGTTTGCCCTTTGAATTTAGTTTAA